The window ctcgagaaCGTTTTAATCACTATAAGAACTAATTTCGGCTTATACTTTGCAATaaaaagaattgggccaccttgttgcacgttGCTACTTTGGTTacttgttacgaattatcttactatcaaactCGTCACAACTACTTTGCAGCACTTacggagaataccttgttgaaaaccgcttattgaTTCCTTCTGCTCATCGtcagattcgacactcttacttatcgaaaggactatgattgatccgctatacttgtcggtcatcaggTCCTAAGACAGATCGATCCGGTGGTAGCGCTCCTCACCAGCACACCCTAGGAAGCGGTGGTGGTGCAGGAAATTCTAGGGCCAACGAAGGTGAAACAGGCTCTCAGGCCACTGATCAACGTATGCATTTGGGCATGTGCAAGGTGGCTATGGTGGTGGATCCTACATCCACCACCCATCTATTTCCTGGCGACCTGGGTTGAAGGTGGTGCGGGGTGTAAGGAGGCGAGGTGTTTTCTCCAATATTGCAAGGGGGCCTTGGGTTTTCTCAACACCTTGATCCAGTTAGCGGGAAGAAGCTAGCCGGTGGAGAGGTTGTTGCTGGCAGCCacatttttttgcaataagtacgtagATTCTCCAGGTGATAACCCATGATTTCACCTCCGACTATATAAGACATTGACATGTGTTGAAGGTGTTGACTCAAAACCTCGAGTTAAGGGATACAAATTTTAAGTTcgactttgtaacatcccaaattttcaatttggaatgttatacattagatcatcaatgcatatcatattttattttgcatattggttgatcctcgaaatttctacgcaactcaaggacccacggagagagttgggaaattctttattttcatatttgggttttctcaaattttgagaataggatcatttgatttttattattttatcatcaattatttctattacaaaaatatgagagagggaataaaatgactttcccaaaataaataaatattgaggatttaataataaaatcaaataagattttatttcggaattttccgttattttatttgaatttaggaaaaatgtgcgttttttaaaattgcatttaggccccaaataaatgttcaccttgtgcggcttgattttagaagcccgggaaaatttatttcgggattttcggagtccgtttagatttctttttatttttcttctacgcgtaattatttaaaaaaaacaaccgacctaacgggccgtgtctgaCCCGGACTCCTGGCccgctaggctttataagccggggggagccAGCCGAGGTCCAGCCGCGCCCCCGAACCCTAGccgcccgccccgccccgccgccgccgccgccagcgccgcgccgcccgccgcccgaggTGCGCCTCGAAGTCCGCGccggttttttatttatttttttcttttcgaaaAATCGTCGGTTTTTTTtgtttcgttttttttaaatagatcggtttttccgatttatttaattagcgagcgttcgtccattcgttcgttctagcgaacgttcgtcgtttttctttttctcggattaaatccgcgatttttctgatcgcgatttctgatgcgattttctttttagtataacttttcgctcgtttatcggaatcaggcgatttaagcgcctggagtttcgtctcaaaaccctctatccgtttaaccaacttaaacaagtttttgctactgtaaaatttgacttagatccagatttgtagaacgaagttgttttttttcgccgtttgactttcgttgcttcgttcgatttgattctttttgcaaaccggagttcttaagttgaaccttctggttagatcttttatttgacttttacccgtgcattagatgagtacttattgtatgcttgtttgtttgtctgcgatagaatacccggagtgcgccgcctgttacttcgaatcgctaggtttcccggatcatcagcaaggcaagtaacactttgatcataacttttctactacccagttttaatgcattagatcaaatcctcaaatattgcatggttaggatctaattaaattgtgggatgggaagtagttgaggtagtacctattacctgtttattttcaaacctttgagagttacttctacgtttgcttattatgccatgcaatgctagtagacgtggattgggtgagtgatatccatgacagatatgagtttgttaattaatggtttatctaagctggcaacttaaacacacatctgagtggattgaggcacctgggtaatccaggacttgcctgttttcttttggaccgccactcaggctcaaagggatcatgagattattcatactagaaacttccgtgtgcagccataagatattatgggctctagcatagttgactaagtcgtgcgaactcttacagtggtagactagcagatgtaggggatgtaggtggtacggtctacccgatcgtaaggtgctagcgcttctgaaagactatgtctcggtcatccgtttctcaaacactttgtagtgcgagaaatcaaacggaggtgatcgagtcttgtggggaaaagtgcgcaaactctgcagagtgtaataaactaatcatggttaggcgtgtccccggttatggacatcttgagtatctagtacctggattatcatgtgaatctcaacatgttactctaaattaattttgttgggtttatgataatgatgatgtttaattgggattgaggatgctgtcaaccattctcaatgtttaacaactaccatgatagttaaataaatttattcctttgaagtaaggaaaaattagctttacgcaaaaactgtaaccatagagctttccaccagccaagtatgcatatagtatagctgtttcattccattactctctatgtgttaccttgccagcatattccatgtgctgacccgtttcggtctgcaacgttaatgttgcttacttttcagacgatgattaaggagttttaggtcgtggttctatactcagtgatgccgttggagttgatggactaacttatcttccaagccttccttgttatcgttattagatggtcttaagccatatttattgtaataaattctccatggagacactcgatgtaataagtgtgtgattgctactctgttataaatcctccgagtactgtgtgatgtcagtattactaatccagggatgacaccggagcacagagatcagactgtttgaggtctgatcgctacaGACTTTTGGTTAGATCCGTCAACATCGAAACTCATAATGTTGGGTATTGGATTGCTCCAGGCTGGCAATGGTGCTTCTCATTGCTGGTGGAACCCTACGTTCCCCTTTGTTAGTGGTTTGGACTTTCTGTTGTTGTTGTGCTCTCTCGGCGACTTTTGAGTTTGCCTCGTGTTGTTTTTGCTAGGGTTGCCTTGTTGGTGCTTACAATATAACATGTGCTGCTCCACCCAATAACGTATTCCTTTGGTTTTTTTAGGGTTATTTCTTTCGTTGTTGATCTTTGTGTTGGGTTGTAAATATGTATGGGGTGTTCACCTGTTTTCCTGATGTATTGCCCTTCAGCTGTGTGGTTTCTCGGTTCGATTTTCCTTGTAGATTGGATCAATTTTTGGTCTTAGGTTTTCCTTGTAGATTGGATCAAAGTTTGGGTCTTATGATAACGATGGATTTATTTCGCATCAATGATTCGGTACATTCGGCATTGTTGAATTCGCGTCACTCAATGCAGGCCACCGGTTATCTTCTACTGTATCAGATAAACGAAAAATATCTGAACCTATGATGAGATGTCAATGGTATTTCGATAGAGATACACAAGAAACTGTTGGCTGGCGTCGAACAAATGATTGCTTTCAGGCATAAATTGGTAAAACTTTCAGTCTGTACAGATTGCAGGTAGCAAAATACCAAGTAAAATATAGCAGAAACCAAGAATAAAATCTAACTTTGTGTTGGTTAATGGAAGATTGCCGTAACCCCTCTATGTCCTTGAGATCAACAACAAATCTCAGCTAAACTACGGCGACATAAGAAATGAAGAACTATCTTGTTGATACCCGACACGCACACCCTTCCGGTTCTATGGAGTCAGCCGAATGAGCTACCACCTCACCACCAGCTCACCACTTTGACGACAACAGAACTAGCAGAAGAACACCCTTGCACTGTCCATCAGTATCCTCGGAGTTTCTTGGCAACTGCTGTCAACACCCTGTCGCCGATGAAGGCGCGCAAGAATCGGATGAACTGATCCTTCTTCATCTGCCCTTTCTGCAGCACAAAGGAAATCGTAGTTGAGTACACTTTGTCTGTGCTTCAGTGCTTGCAGTATCACAAATTACTTGTCCATGAGATGTAAATACGAACTAGGCacaatcccgttaatcaaatgcagCAGCTGTGCCGATCGGCCGTCGAAATGAATGTGAAGAACTAGGACTAGGCGAGGAACACCAATTTACCTTGAAGCGATTGTAGGTCCCCTGTAATGTCTGCAGCTTGGACGATGGCACGAACCGCTGGATCTCTGCTAGAAGCGTCGGAAACATGTCACGGGCCACCGGCGAAGGCTTCTTTAGCTGGGAGGTCGCTTCCGATGATCCTGAAACCCAAAAATTTCAACGAGCAATGACCTGAGATCCAAGCACATCTGGGAGCAACTGCAGCACCAATTCAGACAGGGCGCTCACGAACCTTGCATCTGACGGAGGCTGGGGCACTTGAAGCTGACGACGTACTCTGGGAGGATCCTCGTGTTCATGTCCTTGCTCCAAACAAGGTACCACTGGGGATTCTGCATGTTGTCGACGGCGCTGTCGTAATTATCACTGCTGGGGTGGAGCTGGGAGGACCCGGCTGGGATGGCCTCTGGCCGGCCCATCAGAACACGGCACAGCACGATGTGCGCCTCGCCGTTCTCATCTGCATTTGCTAGCATTGCGCTGCACAAAAATGATTTCATACTCGTTAGTTTATTTATGTACAGTACAGAACATTCAGAACATATTTCATCATCCGGACTCTAGCTAGCAGGAAACATGATTTAATTTTGCTCATATTCCTCCCTTCCACAAACCATTACCTACTGCATTCATAGATAAACTAATACTGTCGTTTATGCAAGCTTGTTTCCCCCCTAATTTTTGAGCAAGGAGTATGAATCAAGATATATAGAAACCAAAGGCTAAAATAACATGGAATCAATTGATGTGGTGATGTCTACGGATATAAACGAGCAGCCTAGGAGAGCAAATAGAACAAAGGAATATTTTGTAGTACAAGTTATTTCATGATTTAGTACAAGTTATTTCATGATTTAAAACTAGAAGTCAATTCTCAATTAAAAAACTACGTAGAAGTGTAGGTATGAACACAAAAATTTCTCGAGAGATGTGGAAATATGAATGCAATTTGCAACAAATCCCGAATTGGTAACTGTGTCTGATAAATTATGCTTAAGCTATGTGCCTATGTTCATGCTTGCCATCGATCAAGAATTCAAGATTCAAAACCACAAATTCAGGACTCCGAACTGACCTGGCGAAAGGAGACTGAGGCGGCGAGAGGTGGACGCCGTCGCCGTGCGCGCGATGGCCGAGGACGCGGCTGTTCGTCCTGCCGAACCCGTGCTCCACCGCCGCGGCCACGTCCGCCGACGGCGCGCCGTACCACGCGAACTTGGCATTGCCCCCGTCGGCGCCGCGCGCAGCGGCCAGGAGCTGTCCCTGCTGCTGGAACGCCCTGCACCGAGGACCCTGCGCGACCTTGTGCACCGCCGTGATCGCCACGCCGCCGCCCACCCGGGGGGCAATCCCGCTGAGGAAGAGCTTCTTGACAACCTGGTAGAACTTGTCCGTCTCCACCAGCCTCACCGCCCTGCCCCAAGTCCCGCGGGCCGCCTTGCCGACCCTGCCGGACTCCACCGTGTCGCTGCTCTCGTCGGACCCCTCCTCCACCCCGGACGACGCCCCGTCCTCCAGCTCAGGctcgcccctcttcctcttccgcccgCTGTCCGGCACAGGGAAGAAGCAGGCCCCGCGGTCGTCAATCCAGCCCATGGCGACCTCCTGGGCGGTGCCAGTGTCGATGCGCACCATCCGCAAGAAGTCGAACAGGAACTCCCTGCCGCCATAGGCAGCCTCAGCGACCACCCTCCCGTCCAGGAACGCCCGGCGCAGAGGCACAGCGGCCTCGCCCTCGACATCAGCCCACGCGCCGTCCTCGAAGCAGAGGAACCTGACGGGCGCGCCGCTCCGCCTGAACTCCCGCCAGCCGCGGAGCAGCGGGGACGGGCCAGCGCTGCCGATGCCGCCGAAAGCGACGGCCGGGCGGGGGATCGCCTGCTTGACATCGCCGGAGAAGTCCATCGCCGCCTGATCCCGATCTGTGGAGACGCTACCTACGCTTCACCGTCGATGATGCGTGCGCGGAGGCGGTCTAAGTGGAGTTGGGGCCGGAGGCGGGGCTGGAATATATAAGAAGCGGGGGAGTGGGACGGCGGACGGGTCGGTCTCGTGAGGCGCACGTCGGCGGGGACGTCGGTTTTTGTATTCTGCCGcggaaggaagaggagggagggggaTGGGCGCGTGGTGCCGCCTTTTAGTTTAGTTTTGAGACGGCTCGCCCGATCGCGCGGTTTCTTCTTTCAGGAAAAAAAATCTTTTCTTCGGATGGCGGTTTTGCCCCTGCCCCGAGGTGACTTGGTGGAGAAGTCTAGACGGGTCTAGTTTGGCCCATAACCGTTCTCCTAATCCACACTTGCCTCGTTTCCCTTTTTCAACTACTActtgcttgaattggaagtttttgTTTTTTGACGAAACTTGGTTGGGAAGTATAGTACTACTGTACTACAGTAAGCATCGAATTGGGCAGATATGCAAAGGAAGTGCAATCTTTTTTCTCACAAGTATAATAAATTACGAAGTCACCCTTTTCACTTTTGTTTTGAAAATCTAGATCTATTATCAAAGTTGATCGAACTTACAGAGCAcctcaaaaataataaaaattacatcgagattcTGGAACCATCTAACAATCACTACTACTGTCAAAACGAGGCGCCGACCCTCATATAATGTGGTGTCTCCAGAGATTAAAAAAAATCATGTCAAAAAATCGAAGATATCTGTCGCGTTCCCAGTTTTTAGTTTCTCCGTAGGCGCTGGAGGCTCGTGATGGAGATGTTCAATTCCTCCGTTTCACCACAGTTGTTTTCCGCCCATGTACGAAAGCGGAAGGCAGTTGTGCCGAATTTGCCCTTCGCCCCACCCCTCAGTTCCTTGCGCGGCAGGTTCATCAGCACGCACGAAACGGACGGCGCGTCGCTTTCACTCCGACAGCTGCTCACACTGTACTGTATTCCTAATCGGTTTTTCCCTCTTTCTTGGCGCTTAAGACGCTCCCTCCCTCCACCACGCTCacgctcttcctcttcttcttgacaAGCAAGTAGCCCGAGGGGCTTCCctttgggccccacccgtcagcccgGCCCGGCCCAACGCTGACCTTCCGCGCTGTGGCGTTGACCGGCTCGATCGTCACGGCACACCTTTTTCTTCGGCCTGTAACTCGTGGGCTGTCTCGTTCGTAGTATCTCGGCTCGTGTATGGTGTGTGTTGGTTGGGATGGTGGACTTCGAATTGGCAACGGGTGCTGCGTGGCGGTCAAGTTAGTCCCAGCCGGCAACGTCAGTAGCGTGCTGCCCTTGCGAAGCGCATGCACGCACGTGACCTGACCTGACCAACCTGCCGCCGGTGCTCGGGTTCCTTTTCCCCTCTCCCCGCAGGGATCCCGGCCGGGCTCTCTCGCTGGGCCTGACCACTTCTCGAAATGTCTGGCTCACCTTGCACGCAACATTTTTCTGCAGGCCATTGAtgctggctctctctctctctcttccgtgTGAACTCCTGCAGCCTTctctcaaaagaaaagaaaatgctcCTCCTGCAGCTTAATTAGGCCTCAAGTTTTCGCGCTGTCTATTGCAAAATATCTGCAAGAGGATGCGTATTTTTGTTTGTTTATAATATTT is drawn from Triticum dicoccoides isolate Atlit2015 ecotype Zavitan chromosome 4A, WEW_v2.0, whole genome shotgun sequence and contains these coding sequences:
- the LOC119285017 gene encoding probable inactive poly [ADP-ribose] polymerase SRO2; the encoded protein is MDFSGDVKQAIPRPAVAFGGIGSAGPSPLLRGWREFRRSGAPVRFLCFEDGAWADVEGEAAVPLRRAFLDGRVVAEAAYGGREFLFDFLRMVRIDTGTAQEVAMGWIDDRGACFFPVPDSGRKRKRGEPELEDGASSGVEEGSDESSDTVESGRVGKAARGTWGRAVRLVETDKFYQVVKKLFLSGIAPRVGGGVAITAVHKVAQGPRCRAFQQQGQLLAAARGADGGNAKFAWYGAPSADVAAAVEHGFGRTNSRVLGHRAHGDGVHLSPPQSPFASAMLANADENGEAHIVLCRVLMGRPEAIPAGSSQLHPSSDNYDSAVDNMQNPQWYLVWSKDMNTRILPEYVVSFKCPSLRQMQGSSEATSQLKKPSPVARDMFPTLLAEIQRFVPSSKLQTLQGTYNRFKKGQMKKDQFIRFLRAFIGDRVLTAVAKKLRGY